A section of the Agromyces aurantiacus genome encodes:
- the rpmI gene encoding 50S ribosomal protein L35 yields the protein MPKQKTHSGSKKRFKVTGSGKIKKQQAGMRHNLEGKSSVRTRRLNQDKVASAPDTKVIKKLLGR from the coding sequence ATGCCGAAGCAGAAGACCCACTCCGGGTCCAAGAAGCGCTTCAAGGTCACCGGCAGCGGCAAGATCAAGAAGCAGCAGGCCGGTATGCGCCACAACCTCGAGGGCAAGTCCTCGGTGCGCACCCGCCGCCTGAACCAGGACAAGGTCGCCTCGGCGCCCGACACCAAGGTCATCAAGAAGCTGCTCGGTCGCTGA
- a CDS encoding DUF1844 domain-containing protein — MSDTSPEPTRAPDHADHADHSEAADSGQAVADATRDIAEVPAVEVITTAAVHLMSAAAVKVGLADDPAAQTDLDEARKLINALAGLITAGAPEISDMHARSLRDGLRSLQLAFREASTIPDPIGQGPGEKWTGPVS; from the coding sequence GTGAGCGACACTTCGCCCGAGCCCACGCGTGCGCCCGACCACGCCGACCACGCCGACCACTCCGAGGCCGCCGACTCCGGGCAGGCCGTCGCCGACGCCACACGCGACATCGCCGAGGTGCCCGCGGTCGAGGTCATCACGACCGCGGCCGTGCACCTCATGAGCGCGGCCGCCGTCAAGGTCGGGCTGGCCGACGACCCCGCCGCGCAGACCGACCTCGACGAGGCGCGCAAGCTCATCAACGCGCTCGCCGGGCTGATCACGGCGGGTGCGCCCGAGATCAGCGACATGCACGCGCGCTCGCTGCGCGACGGACTGCGTTCGCTGCAGCTGGCGTTCCGCGAGGCCTCGACGATCCCCGACCCGATCGGCCAGGGTCCGGGCGAGAAGTGGACCGGCCCGGTCTCTTGA
- a CDS encoding pyridoxal phosphate-dependent decarboxylase family protein: MPDLSPAGAVPAPPALQPPDEALLDLAHRRAAEWLDALPERPIPPRATVDRMLDELGRDLPEHGEPADEVIARLADRIEPGLMAMGSPRFYGWVIGGTQPVALAADWLVSAWDQNTGLRNVTPGTVAVEEIAAAWVLELLGLPAESEVGFATGATTAQFACLAAARDDVLRRAGWDVATDGLAGGPRVRFVVGAERHGTIDLAGRYLGLGAPIEVACDDQGRIRPDALREVLASGAGPAVVCLQAGNIHSGAFDPFVEACRVAHEAGAWVHVDGAFGLWAAASPRLRRLTEGLADADSWSTDAHKTLNVPYDCGIAMVRDGAALRHALSMHASYLQATEVGADPHEKVAELSRRARGVPTWAVLRHLGRDGVADLIDRLAGSARIIAEGVGGLPGVEVLNDVVFTQVCIALEDDAATEALSARLWADGEVLAMTSRWHDRAVVRFSVSNWGTDAAQARRTVAAVERALVAVRAGT, encoded by the coding sequence ATGCCAGACCTCTCGCCCGCCGGAGCCGTCCCCGCTCCGCCCGCCCTCCAGCCCCCCGACGAGGCCCTCCTCGACCTCGCGCATCGCCGTGCCGCCGAGTGGCTCGACGCGCTGCCCGAACGTCCGATCCCGCCGCGCGCGACCGTCGACCGGATGCTCGACGAGCTCGGCCGCGACCTGCCCGAGCACGGCGAGCCGGCCGACGAGGTCATCGCGCGACTCGCCGACCGCATCGAGCCCGGCCTCATGGCCATGGGCTCGCCGCGCTTCTACGGCTGGGTGATCGGCGGCACGCAGCCCGTCGCGCTCGCCGCCGACTGGCTGGTCTCGGCGTGGGACCAGAACACCGGCCTGCGCAACGTGACGCCCGGGACCGTCGCGGTCGAGGAGATCGCCGCGGCGTGGGTCCTCGAGCTCCTCGGCCTGCCGGCCGAGAGCGAGGTCGGCTTCGCCACGGGCGCCACGACCGCGCAGTTCGCGTGCCTCGCAGCGGCGCGCGACGACGTCCTGCGCCGGGCCGGGTGGGATGTCGCGACCGACGGCCTCGCGGGCGGCCCGCGCGTGCGCTTCGTGGTCGGCGCCGAGCGGCACGGCACGATCGACCTCGCCGGGCGCTACCTCGGGCTGGGCGCGCCGATCGAGGTGGCCTGCGACGACCAGGGCCGCATCCGGCCCGACGCGCTGCGCGAGGTGCTCGCGTCGGGCGCCGGGCCCGCCGTCGTGTGCCTGCAGGCGGGCAACATCCACTCGGGCGCCTTCGACCCGTTCGTCGAGGCCTGCCGTGTCGCGCACGAGGCGGGCGCGTGGGTGCACGTCGACGGCGCGTTCGGCCTGTGGGCGGCGGCATCCCCGCGCCTGCGTCGCCTCACCGAGGGGCTCGCCGACGCCGACTCGTGGTCGACCGACGCGCACAAGACCCTGAACGTGCCGTACGACTGCGGCATCGCGATGGTGCGAGACGGCGCGGCCCTGCGCCATGCCCTGAGCATGCACGCGAGCTACCTGCAGGCCACCGAGGTCGGCGCCGATCCGCACGAGAAGGTCGCCGAGCTGTCGCGTCGCGCGCGCGGCGTGCCGACGTGGGCGGTGCTGCGCCACCTCGGCCGTGACGGCGTCGCCGACCTGATCGACCGGCTCGCGGGCTCGGCGCGGATCATCGCGGAGGGCGTCGGCGGGCTGCCCGGCGTCGAGGTCCTGAACGACGTGGTGTTCACGCAGGTCTGCATCGCGCTCGAGGACGACGCCGCGACCGAGGCCCTCAGCGCGAGGCTGTGGGCCGACGGCGAGGTGCTCGCGATGACCTCGCGCTGGCACGACCGCGCGGTCGTGCGCTTCTCGGTCAGCAACTGGGGCACGGATGCCGCGCAGGCGCGCCGCACGGTCGCGGCGGTCGAGCGCGCGCTCGTCGCGGTGCGCGCCGGAACCTGA
- a CDS encoding Fpg/Nei family DNA glycosylase: protein MPEGDTVFRAAHRLDAALAGRLVTRSDLRVPEYATVDLHGLPIHSVGSRGKHLLMRIGDVVLHSHLKMEGEWRVLRPGQKWPKPAFRARAVIETPDATAIGFDLGLVEVFAASEEADRLGYLGPDLLGPDWDAAEAVRRLAATPEVPAAVALGDQRNLAGLGNVLVNEVCFLRGIRPDRPIGEVDLPATVDLARRVIHANRDRLERTTTGDTRPGRRLWVYGRAGEPCRRCGTRIRHTRLGRNDVELRDTYWCPSCQP, encoded by the coding sequence ATGCCCGAGGGCGACACCGTCTTCCGTGCCGCGCACCGGCTCGACGCCGCACTGGCCGGCCGGTTGGTCACGCGCAGCGACCTCCGCGTGCCCGAGTACGCGACGGTCGACTTGCACGGCCTTCCCATCCACTCCGTCGGCAGCCGTGGCAAGCACCTGCTCATGCGCATCGGCGACGTGGTGCTGCACTCGCACCTGAAGATGGAGGGGGAGTGGCGCGTGCTCCGCCCGGGCCAGAAGTGGCCCAAGCCCGCGTTCCGGGCACGCGCCGTCATCGAGACGCCCGACGCCACGGCGATCGGCTTCGACCTCGGGCTGGTGGAGGTGTTCGCTGCGTCCGAGGAGGCCGACCGGCTGGGGTACCTCGGCCCCGACCTCCTCGGCCCCGACTGGGACGCGGCCGAAGCGGTACGGCGGCTCGCGGCCACGCCCGAGGTGCCGGCCGCGGTCGCGCTGGGCGACCAGCGCAACCTCGCAGGGCTCGGCAACGTGCTCGTCAACGAGGTGTGCTTCCTGCGCGGCATCCGGCCCGACCGGCCGATCGGCGAGGTCGACCTGCCCGCGACGGTCGACCTCGCGCGCCGCGTCATCCACGCCAACCGCGACCGGCTCGAGCGCACGACGACCGGCGACACCCGCCCCGGGCGCCGCCTGTGGGTCTACGGCCGCGCGGGCGAGCCCTGCCGGCGCTGCGGAACGCGGATCCGGCACACGAGGCTGGGCCGCAACGACGTCGAACTGCGCGACACCTACTGGTGCCCGAGCTGCCAGCCCTGA
- the hisH gene encoding imidazole glycerol phosphate synthase subunit HisH, with protein MSAVRRVAVLDYGSGNVHSAAKALERAGAEIELTSDRRVAMEADGLVVPGVGAFKAVMDQLRAVRGDEVIDRRLAGGRPVLGICVGMQVLFERGVERGVDTEGLGEWPGTVTELPSPVLPHMGWNTVEPDPHSVLFEGVEDERFYFVHSYAAQEWHLDVIPPFLKPALTWAEHGGRFLAAVENGPLSATQFHPEKSADAGIRLLSNWIRSLA; from the coding sequence GTGAGCGCCGTGCGCCGCGTGGCCGTGCTCGACTACGGGTCGGGGAACGTGCACTCTGCCGCGAAGGCGCTCGAGCGTGCGGGCGCCGAGATCGAGCTCACCTCCGACCGCCGCGTCGCGATGGAGGCCGACGGGCTCGTCGTGCCCGGCGTCGGCGCGTTCAAGGCCGTGATGGACCAGCTGCGCGCCGTCCGCGGCGACGAGGTGATCGACCGGCGACTCGCGGGCGGCCGCCCCGTGCTCGGCATCTGCGTGGGCATGCAGGTGCTCTTCGAGCGCGGGGTCGAGCGCGGCGTCGACACCGAGGGCCTCGGCGAGTGGCCGGGCACCGTGACCGAGCTGCCGAGCCCCGTGCTGCCGCACATGGGCTGGAACACGGTCGAGCCCGACCCGCATTCGGTGCTCTTCGAGGGCGTCGAGGACGAGCGGTTCTACTTCGTGCACTCGTACGCGGCGCAGGAGTGGCACCTCGACGTCATCCCGCCCTTCCTGAAGCCCGCGCTCACGTGGGCCGAGCACGGCGGCCGCTTCCTCGCCGCCGTCGAGAACGGGCCGCTGTCGGCGACCCAGTTCCACCCCGAGAAGTCCGCCGACGCCGGCATCCGGCTGCTGTCGAACTGGATCCGCTCGCTGGCGTGA
- a CDS encoding SseB family protein, giving the protein MSHPTDPTADSAGRPWAGRSFQANPHAADDGRMPAELGAALARFRSGDGGQADVVAAFGRSRLLIPLLAELGDGGSEIGAHGYAVDKSQELSIVTVEGPDGRRVLPVFGSVEAMARWNPAARPVPADGVPVALAAADDGTELVVLDPASETEFVLRRPAVWSVAQQAPWRPPFESDDVRAAFERSIAGELAVLGVELEPGDPDARLAGPELVVRLRLVAGLTRAELDATTTRLARRWSEEDAIATGVDSLAVRLVGGGAAGRAG; this is encoded by the coding sequence ATGTCGCATCCCACTGACCCCACGGCCGATTCGGCCGGTCGCCCGTGGGCGGGCCGGTCGTTCCAGGCGAACCCGCACGCGGCCGACGACGGGCGGATGCCCGCCGAACTCGGCGCCGCGCTGGCCCGCTTCCGCTCGGGTGACGGCGGGCAGGCCGACGTGGTCGCCGCCTTCGGTCGCTCGCGCCTGCTGATCCCGCTGCTCGCCGAGCTCGGCGACGGGGGCTCCGAGATCGGCGCGCACGGATACGCCGTCGACAAGAGCCAGGAACTCTCGATCGTGACGGTCGAGGGGCCCGACGGGCGGCGCGTGCTCCCGGTGTTCGGCTCCGTCGAGGCGATGGCGCGGTGGAATCCGGCCGCGCGACCGGTGCCGGCCGACGGCGTGCCGGTCGCGCTCGCCGCGGCCGACGACGGCACCGAGCTCGTCGTGCTCGACCCGGCGTCCGAGACGGAGTTCGTGCTGCGGCGCCCGGCGGTGTGGTCGGTGGCCCAGCAGGCGCCCTGGCGCCCGCCGTTCGAGTCCGACGACGTGCGTGCCGCGTTCGAGCGTTCGATCGCCGGCGAGCTGGCGGTGCTCGGCGTCGAGCTCGAGCCCGGCGATCCCGATGCGCGTCTCGCCGGCCCCGAACTCGTCGTCCGGCTCCGGCTGGTCGCGGGGCTCACGCGGGCCGAGCTCGACGCGACGACGACCCGGCTCGCCCGGAGGTGGTCGGAGGAGGACGCGATCGCGACCGGCGTCGACTCGCTCGCGGTGCGCCTGGTCGGCGGCGGTGCCGCCGGACGAGCCGGCTGA
- the priA gene encoding bifunctional 1-(5-phosphoribosyl)-5-((5-phosphoribosylamino)methylideneamino)imidazole-4-carboxamide isomerase/phosphoribosylanthranilate isomerase PriA, whose amino-acid sequence MSEFSKTPRLVLLPAVDVAGGKAVRLTQGEAGTETSYGDPVDAASDWADQGAEWIHLVDLDAAFGRGSNAGVLKKVIRQVRGVNVELSGGIRDDASLEHALEIGAKRINLGTAALENPEWAASVIAQYGEAIAIGLDVRGHTLAARGWTKDGGDLWQVMDRLEEAGAARYVVTDVTKDGTLQGPNLELLRQIMDRTHRPVIASGGVSSLDDIAALRELVPQGLEGAIIGKALYAGAFTLPEALDVASH is encoded by the coding sequence ATGAGTGAGTTCAGCAAGACCCCCCGCCTGGTGCTGCTTCCGGCGGTGGACGTGGCCGGCGGCAAGGCCGTCCGCCTGACGCAGGGCGAGGCGGGCACCGAGACCAGCTACGGCGACCCCGTCGACGCCGCGAGCGACTGGGCCGACCAGGGCGCCGAGTGGATCCACCTCGTCGACCTCGACGCGGCGTTCGGCCGCGGCTCCAACGCGGGCGTGCTGAAGAAGGTCATCCGCCAGGTCCGCGGCGTGAACGTCGAGCTCTCGGGCGGCATCCGCGACGACGCCTCGCTCGAGCACGCGCTCGAGATCGGCGCCAAGCGCATCAACCTCGGCACCGCGGCCCTGGAGAATCCCGAGTGGGCGGCCTCCGTCATCGCGCAGTACGGCGAGGCCATCGCCATCGGCCTCGACGTGCGCGGACACACGCTCGCCGCGCGCGGCTGGACCAAGGACGGCGGGGACCTCTGGCAGGTCATGGACCGGCTCGAGGAGGCGGGCGCGGCGCGCTACGTCGTCACCGACGTCACGAAGGACGGCACCCTGCAGGGCCCGAACCTCGAGCTGCTCCGCCAGATCATGGACCGCACGCACCGGCCCGTCATCGCGTCGGGCGGTGTCTCGAGCCTCGACGACATCGCCGCGCTGCGCGAGCTCGTGCCGCAGGGCCTCGAGGGCGCCATCATCGGCAAGGCCCTCTACGCGGGCGCGTTCACGCTGCCCGAGGCCCTGGATGTCGCATCCCACTGA
- the infC gene encoding translation initiation factor IF-3, giving the protein MSWKPVRVEETRISDPRTNDRIRVPEVRLVGPGGEQVGVVKIEVALRLAQEADLDLVEVAPNSRPPVVKIMDYGKYKYEAAQKAKEARRNQANTILKEVRFRLKIDKHDYETKMKRAVGFLKSGDKVKAMILFRGREQSRPEMGVRLLQRFAEDVAEFGTVEHNPTIDGRNMVMVIAPLKNKSEAKAEANAQRAAAKQRPAAEAADEAPQSAEATEA; this is encoded by the coding sequence ATGAGCTGGAAACCAGTTCGAGTAGAGGAGACACGCATCAGCGATCCGCGTACCAATGACCGTATCCGCGTCCCCGAGGTCCGCCTCGTGGGGCCTGGCGGAGAGCAGGTCGGCGTCGTGAAGATCGAGGTGGCACTGCGGCTCGCGCAGGAGGCCGACCTCGATCTCGTCGAAGTCGCGCCGAACTCCCGTCCGCCGGTCGTCAAGATCATGGACTACGGCAAGTACAAGTACGAGGCTGCGCAGAAGGCGAAGGAAGCCCGGCGCAACCAGGCGAACACGATCCTCAAGGAGGTTCGGTTCCGCCTCAAGATCGACAAGCACGACTACGAGACCAAGATGAAGCGCGCCGTCGGCTTCCTGAAGTCCGGCGACAAGGTCAAGGCCATGATCCTGTTCCGGGGTCGCGAGCAGTCGCGTCCCGAGATGGGCGTGCGCCTGCTGCAGCGCTTCGCGGAGGATGTCGCCGAGTTCGGCACCGTCGAGCACAATCCCACCATCGACGGCCGCAACATGGTCATGGTCATCGCTCCTCTGAAGAACAAGTCCGAGGCGAAGGCCGAGGCGAATGCACAGCGTGCTGCGGCGAAGCAGCGTCCGGCGGCCGAGGCCGCCGACGAGGCCCCGCAGTCGGCCGAGGCCACCGAGGCCTAG
- a CDS encoding ATP-dependent helicase, protein MTGALDSFAPATRAWFTESFREPTPVQDAAWRAISRGEHALVVAPTGSGKTLAAFLSAIDRLHHAPAPAPVVDEVTGEVLEAVPRATRVVYLSPLKALGVDVERNLRAPLVGIGRTAAAMGVEVPEVTVGVRSGDTSPTDRRALVKRPPDILITTPESLFLMLTSQARETLAGVETVIVDEIHALAGTKRGAHLALSLERLDELIGTPVQRIGLSATVRPHEEVARFLSGTRPVTIVAPPSGKRFDLKVTVPVDDLADLSGEAGGSVWPHVEEAILDEVLAHRSTIVFANSRRLAERLTARLNELWAERTAEPEPESILEPAPVLGPALEAALDVAPVREPVLEAIGARRSPAALPGASGITAGAEPVIARSHHGSVSKEERALVEADLKAGRLKCVVATSSLELGIDMGAVDLVMQVESPPSVASGLQRIGRAGHQVGEVSKGLLFPKHRADLLHSAVVAERMVAGSIEPLRIPANPLDVLAQQTVAAAAVDEWDVEHWFDVARRAAPFHTLPRSAFDATLDLLAGRYPSDRFGELRPRLIWDRDAGTITGRRGAQRLAVTSGGTIPDRGLFGVFMIGDAGPGRRVGELDEEMVYESRVGDVFALGATSWRIQEITHDRVLVSPAFGEPGRLPFWKGDGIGRPAELGEAIGGFIGELAGSEPSVALARCEAAGLDARASANLVRFIADQRDATRVVPDAVNLVVERFRDELGDWRIVLHSPYGMRVHAPWALAVDARVQERFGIESHAVASDDGIVLRLPDTADEPPGSELFEFDPAELAQLATERVGDSALFASRFRECAARALLLPRQNPGRRSPLWQQRQKASQLLEVARDFPDFPIVLEAVRECLQDVYDLPALTALAERIRSRRVRFLDVATDTASPFAASLLFGYVGAFMYEGDAPLAERRAAALSLDPGLLAELLGTVELRELLDPAVVEEIEQMLQRRHPDRLATGEEGVADLLRELGPLTAAEIAERVDEATDATAGVAALVAARRAARVRFAGEEWVVPVEDLSRLRDALGVPIPPGLPEAFGEAVRDPLGDLVSRYARTHGPFTTHAVAERFGIGIAVAQSALARLAGDRRLVEGAFLPHGSGSEWCDPEVLRRLRRRSLAALREEVEPVPPREFARFLPDWQHVGGRLRGVDGVAAVVEQLEGVRIPASAWESFVLPARVGDYRPEMLDELTASGEVLWVGQASLAGDDGWLSLHLADTAKLTMPAPVDQPLDALETELLATLGGGGAYFFRQLVDAVGASDEGAVLDALWRLAWSGLVTNDTFAPVRGLLLGGGAHKTKAPAPRARVRGRSLSRRALATAAAAAEGARSPRSVPPRAAGRWSILPVPSDAATPRAHALGETLLERYGVVTRGSVVAEDILGGFALAYRTLAGFEETGRVRRGYFIDGQGGAQFATSFAVDRLRQAPAGGAAVLAATDPANPFGGALDWPEPLAELGHRPARKSGALVAIVDGEAVFYLERGGRTALVFSDDEEALSAGATALAEAVARARGARFRVESVNGQAVYGSVLELPLRAAGFRETPQGLRFDARS, encoded by the coding sequence ATGACCGGGGCGCTCGATTCGTTCGCGCCCGCGACGCGGGCGTGGTTCACCGAGTCGTTCCGCGAGCCCACCCCCGTGCAGGATGCCGCCTGGCGCGCGATCTCGCGCGGCGAGCACGCGCTCGTGGTCGCCCCGACCGGCTCGGGCAAGACGCTCGCGGCGTTCCTCTCGGCGATCGACCGGCTGCACCACGCGCCGGCGCCGGCACCGGTGGTCGACGAGGTGACGGGCGAGGTGCTCGAGGCCGTGCCGCGTGCGACGCGCGTGGTGTACCTCTCGCCGCTCAAGGCCCTCGGCGTCGACGTCGAGCGCAACCTCCGGGCGCCGCTCGTCGGCATCGGCCGGACGGCCGCGGCGATGGGCGTCGAGGTGCCCGAGGTCACGGTCGGCGTGCGATCGGGCGACACGTCGCCGACCGACCGGCGCGCGCTCGTGAAGCGCCCGCCCGACATCCTCATCACGACGCCCGAGTCGCTCTTCCTCATGCTCACGTCGCAGGCACGCGAGACGCTCGCGGGGGTCGAGACCGTGATCGTCGACGAGATCCACGCGCTGGCGGGCACCAAGCGCGGCGCGCACCTCGCGCTCTCGCTCGAACGCCTCGACGAGCTGATCGGCACGCCCGTGCAGCGCATCGGCCTGTCGGCGACCGTGCGGCCGCATGAGGAGGTCGCGCGGTTCCTCAGCGGCACCCGGCCGGTGACGATCGTCGCGCCGCCGTCGGGGAAGCGGTTCGACCTGAAGGTCACGGTGCCCGTCGACGACCTCGCCGACCTGTCGGGCGAGGCGGGCGGGTCGGTGTGGCCGCACGTCGAGGAGGCCATCCTCGACGAAGTGCTTGCGCACCGGTCGACGATCGTCTTCGCCAACTCCCGGCGGCTCGCCGAGCGCCTCACGGCCCGGCTCAACGAGCTCTGGGCCGAGCGCACGGCCGAGCCCGAGCCCGAGTCGATCCTCGAGCCCGCGCCGGTGCTCGGGCCCGCGCTCGAGGCGGCGCTCGACGTTGCGCCCGTCCGCGAGCCCGTGCTCGAGGCGATCGGCGCCCGCCGGTCGCCGGCCGCGCTGCCGGGCGCGTCGGGCATCACCGCGGGCGCCGAACCCGTGATCGCCCGTTCGCACCACGGCTCGGTCAGCAAGGAGGAGCGGGCGCTCGTCGAGGCCGACCTCAAGGCCGGCCGGCTGAAGTGCGTCGTCGCGACCTCGAGCCTCGAGCTCGGCATCGACATGGGCGCGGTCGACCTCGTGATGCAGGTCGAGTCGCCGCCGTCGGTCGCGAGCGGGCTGCAGCGGATCGGCCGCGCGGGTCACCAGGTCGGCGAGGTCTCGAAGGGGCTGCTCTTCCCCAAGCACCGGGCCGACCTATTGCACTCCGCGGTCGTCGCCGAGCGGATGGTGGCGGGCTCGATCGAGCCGCTCCGCATCCCGGCGAACCCCCTCGACGTGCTCGCGCAGCAGACCGTGGCCGCCGCGGCGGTCGACGAGTGGGACGTCGAGCACTGGTTCGACGTCGCCCGCCGCGCCGCGCCGTTCCACACCCTGCCGCGCTCGGCGTTCGACGCGACGCTCGACCTCCTCGCGGGCCGCTACCCCTCCGATCGCTTCGGCGAGCTGCGGCCGCGGCTCATCTGGGATCGCGATGCCGGCACGATCACCGGGCGGCGTGGCGCGCAGCGGCTCGCGGTCACGAGCGGCGGGACCATCCCCGACCGCGGCCTGTTCGGCGTCTTCATGATCGGCGACGCCGGGCCGGGCCGGCGCGTCGGCGAGCTCGACGAGGAGATGGTCTACGAGTCGCGCGTCGGCGACGTGTTCGCGCTCGGCGCGACGAGCTGGCGCATCCAGGAGATCACGCACGACCGCGTCCTCGTCTCCCCGGCATTCGGCGAGCCCGGTCGCCTGCCCTTCTGGAAGGGCGACGGCATCGGGCGGCCGGCCGAGCTCGGCGAGGCGATCGGCGGCTTCATCGGCGAACTCGCGGGATCCGAGCCGTCCGTCGCCCTCGCACGCTGCGAGGCCGCCGGGCTCGACGCGCGCGCGAGCGCGAACCTCGTGCGCTTCATCGCCGACCAGCGCGACGCGACCCGCGTCGTGCCCGATGCCGTGAACCTCGTGGTCGAGCGGTTCCGCGACGAGCTCGGCGACTGGCGCATCGTGCTGCACTCGCCGTACGGCATGCGCGTGCACGCGCCCTGGGCGCTCGCGGTCGACGCGCGCGTGCAGGAGCGGTTCGGCATCGAGTCGCACGCCGTCGCGAGCGATGACGGCATCGTGCTGCGCCTGCCCGACACCGCCGACGAGCCGCCCGGCAGCGAGCTCTTCGAGTTCGACCCGGCCGAGCTGGCCCAGCTCGCAACCGAGCGCGTGGGCGACTCGGCCCTGTTCGCGTCGCGCTTCCGCGAGTGCGCCGCGCGGGCGCTGCTGCTGCCGAGGCAGAACCCCGGCCGGCGGTCGCCGCTCTGGCAGCAGCGGCAGAAGGCCTCGCAGCTGCTCGAGGTGGCGCGCGACTTCCCCGACTTCCCGATCGTGCTCGAGGCCGTGCGCGAATGCCTCCAGGACGTCTACGACCTCCCGGCGCTCACCGCCCTCGCCGAGCGCATCCGCTCGCGGCGCGTGCGATTCCTCGACGTCGCGACCGACACCGCGAGCCCGTTCGCGGCGAGCCTGCTGTTCGGGTACGTCGGCGCGTTCATGTACGAGGGCGACGCCCCGCTCGCCGAGCGTCGCGCGGCCGCGCTCTCGCTCGACCCGGGCCTGCTCGCCGAGCTGCTCGGCACCGTCGAGCTGCGCGAGCTGCTCGATCCCGCCGTGGTCGAGGAGATCGAGCAGATGCTGCAGCGCCGCCATCCCGACCGGCTCGCCACGGGCGAGGAGGGCGTCGCCGACCTGCTGCGCGAACTCGGCCCGCTCACGGCGGCGGAGATCGCCGAACGGGTCGACGAGGCGACGGATGCCACGGCCGGCGTCGCCGCGCTCGTGGCTGCCAGGCGCGCGGCGAGGGTGCGGTTCGCGGGCGAGGAGTGGGTCGTCCCCGTCGAGGATCTCAGCCGGCTGCGCGACGCGCTCGGCGTACCCATCCCGCCCGGGCTGCCCGAGGCGTTCGGCGAGGCCGTCCGCGACCCGCTCGGCGACCTCGTGAGCCGGTACGCGCGCACGCACGGGCCGTTCACGACGCACGCGGTGGCCGAGCGGTTCGGCATCGGCATCGCGGTCGCGCAGTCCGCGCTCGCGCGGCTCGCGGGCGATCGGCGGCTCGTGGAGGGCGCGTTCCTCCCGCACGGCTCCGGCTCCGAGTGGTGCGATCCCGAGGTGCTGCGGCGGCTGCGCCGGCGCTCGCTCGCGGCGCTCCGCGAGGAGGTCGAGCCGGTTCCGCCGCGCGAGTTCGCGCGGTTCCTGCCCGACTGGCAGCACGTGGGCGGCCGGCTGCGCGGGGTCGACGGCGTCGCCGCGGTCGTCGAGCAGCTCGAGGGCGTCCGCATCCCCGCATCGGCGTGGGAGTCGTTCGTGCTGCCCGCTCGCGTCGGGGACTACCGGCCCGAGATGCTCGACGAGCTGACCGCGAGCGGCGAGGTGCTCTGGGTGGGGCAGGCCTCGCTCGCGGGCGACGACGGCTGGCTGAGCCTGCACTTGGCCGACACCGCGAAGCTGACGATGCCCGCCCCGGTCGACCAGCCGCTCGACGCGCTCGAGACCGAGCTCCTCGCAACGCTCGGCGGCGGAGGCGCGTACTTCTTCCGCCAGCTCGTCGACGCGGTCGGTGCGAGTGACGAGGGCGCCGTGCTCGACGCGCTGTGGCGGCTCGCGTGGTCGGGGCTCGTCACGAACGACACGTTCGCGCCCGTCCGCGGGCTGCTGCTCGGCGGCGGTGCGCACAAGACGAAGGCGCCCGCGCCGCGCGCACGGGTGCGTGGCCGGTCCCTCTCGCGTCGGGCCCTCGCGACCGCCGCGGCCGCCGCCGAGGGGGCGCGCAGCCCTCGGTCGGTGCCGCCCCGCGCCGCCGGCCGCTGGTCGATCCTGCCCGTGCCGAGCGACGCGGCCACGCCGCGCGCGCACGCGCTCGGCGAGACGCTGCTCGAGCGCTACGGCGTCGTGACCCGCGGATCCGTCGTCGCCGAGGACATCCTCGGCGGGTTCGCGCTCGCGTACCGCACGCTCGCGGGCTTCGAGGAGACCGGGCGCGTGCGCCGGGGCTACTTCATCGACGGCCAGGGCGGCGCGCAGTTCGCCACGAGCTTCGCGGTCGACCGGCTCCGCCAGGCGCCGGCCGGCGGGGCGGCCGTGCTCGCCGCGACCGACCCCGCCAACCCCTTCGGGGGCGCGCTCGACTGGCCCGAGCCCCTCGCCGAGCTCGGGCACCGACCGGCGCGCAAGTCCGGGGCGCTCGTCGCGATCGTCGACGGCGAGGCGGTGTTCTACCTCGAGCGAGGCGGCCGCACGGCGCTCGTCTTCAGCGACGACGAGGAGGCGCTTTCGGCCGGCGCGACCGCGCTGGCCGAGGCGGTCGCGCGGGCGCGCGGCGCGCGGTTCCGGGTGGAGTCGGTCAACGGGCAGGCGGTGTACGGCTCGGTGCTCGAGCTGCCGCTGCGTGCCGCCGGATTCCGCGAGACGCCGCAGGGCCTCCGCTTCGACGCGAGGAGCTGA